Genomic segment of Candidatus Bathyarchaeota archaeon:
AGAGCATGATGAATCGAGATGAGAGGGCGCATAGGCTATATTCAGGGAGGGAGATATACCATTATGAGGGGTCATGGAACTCAGCTATAAGGAGATGCTGGAGAGGGCTTATCAGAGGCTTCCGAAGCAGGTTGAGGCCTATGAGAGGTTCACCCTCCCGAGGCCTGAGGTCGTATACGTGGGTAGAAGAACAATCATTCAGAACTTCAGCGAGATAGCTGAAAGCCTTAGGAGGGAGCCAGATCACATTTTAAAGTTTCTAACCGCCGAGATGGCCACCCTCGCAACCTTCGATGGGAGCAGGGCCATCTTCAAAGGTAAATTCAACATCGAGAGCATCAGAAACCTCCTGGAGAGGTACACCGAGAAGTATGTCATCTGTCCTGTGTGTA
This window contains:
- a CDS encoding translation initiation factor IF-2 subunit beta; translation: MELSYKEMLERAYQRLPKQVEAYERFTLPRPEVVYVGRRTIIQNFSEIAESLRREPDHILKFLTAEMATLATFDGSRAIFKGKFNIESIRNLLERYTEKYVICPVCRRPDTRLERQKRLWFLQCEACGARSSVGTS